The following proteins are co-located in the Enoplosus armatus isolate fEnoArm2 chromosome 8, fEnoArm2.hap1, whole genome shotgun sequence genome:
- the tmem9 gene encoding proton-transporting V-type ATPase complex assembly regulator TMEM9 yields MSSGREGSWTFAVAATVTLFLLDAVGFAQAKNFEDVRCKCICPPYRNITGHIYNRNVSQKDCNCLHVVEPMPVPGHDVEAYCLLCECKYEERSSNTIKVTIIIYLSVVGALLLYMLFLLLVDPLIRKHDPYTQPLHNEEDSEEMRPRVDNAQARGNTVLERVEGAQQRWKKQVQEQRKTVFDRHKMLS; encoded by the exons ATGTCGTCTGGCAGGGAAGGATCCTGGACATTTGCTGTAGCCGCAACAGTGACCTTGTTTCTGCTAGATGCCGTTGGTTTTGCACAGGCGAAG AACTTCGAGGATGTTCGCTGCAAGTGCATCTGCCCGCCATACAGAAACATCACTGGCCACATATATAACAGAAATGTCTCCCAGAAGGATTG taaCTGCCTCCATGTAGTGGAGCCCATGCCGGTGCCTGGCCATGATGTGGAAGCTTACTGCCTGCTGTGTGAGTGCAAGTACGAGGAACGAAGCAGCAACACCATCAAG GTAACCATCATCATTTACCTGTCTGTTGTGGGTGCTCTGCTACTCTACATGCTGTTCCTGCTACTGGTAGATCCACTTATTCGCAAACATGACCCCTACACCCAGCCACTGCACAACGAGGAGGACTCTGAG gaGATGCGTCCGCGGGTGGACAACGCCCAGGCCAGAGGAAACACAGTGCTGGAGCGGGTTGAGGGAGCACAGCAACGCTGGAAGAAGCAGGTCCAGGAACAGCGCAAGACTGTTTTTGACCGCCACAAGATGCTTAGTTAA
- the c1ql4a gene encoding complement C1q-like protein 4, translated as MVLILLVAIPLLVHTTKGRNTGNAGSHYEMLGSCRMVCDPYTTSQPGQELTAVSPPPQDYSGKKIKSGLRGPPGIPGPPGARGAPGEPGKPGPQGPPGPGPGGYSPSLYTPKIAFYAGLRKQHEGSEILKFDDVVTNVGNYYEPSTGKFTCPLPGIYFFTYHVLMRGGDGTSMWADLKKNGLVRASAIAQDADQNYDYASNSVILHLDVGDEVCVQLDGGKVHGGNTNKYSTFSGFLIYPD; from the exons ATGGTTCTAATACTGTTGGTGGCCATTCCCTTGCTGGTCCACACAACCAAAGGGAGAAATACCGGAAATGCAGGGAGCCATTATGAAATGCTTGGGAGCTGCAGGATGGTATGTGACCCCTACACTACGTCTCAGCCTGGCCAGGAGCTGACAGCTGTGTCCCCACCACCCCAGGATTACTCTGGGAAGAAGATAAAGTCTGGGCTTCGTGGGCCTCCAGGGATCCCTGGCCCTCCAGGAGCACGAGGAGCCCCTGGAGAGCCAGGCAAACCAGGGCCACAGGGGCCCCCAGGTCCAGGTCCTGGTGGCTATTCTCCCTCGCTCTACACTCCCAAAATCGCCTTCTACGCAGGGCTACGCAAGCAGCACGAGGGGAGTGAAATACTGAAATTTGATGATGTGGTGACCAATGTCGGTAACTACTACGAGCCCAGCACTGGCAAGTTCACCTGTCCTCTGCCTGGCATCTACTTCTTCACCTACCATGTTCTAATGAGAGGTGGTGATGGGACGAGCATGTGGGCAGACCTGAAGAAGAACGGACTG GTAAGAGCCAGCGCCATCGCTCAGGACGCTGATCAGAATTACGACTACGCCTCCAACAGTGTGATCCTGCATTTGGACGTGGGCGATGAGGTGTGCGTGCAGCTGGACGGGGGGAAGGTCCATGGAGGGAACACAAACAAGTACAGCACCTTCTCCGGCTTCCTCATCTACCCAGACTGA